From one Bacteroides fragilis NCTC 9343 genomic stretch:
- a CDS encoding glycosyltransferase family 2 protein has protein sequence MSDILKFSVVIPVYNGSNTVTRAVDSCLKQTTLPWEIIIVNDCSKDNTLDVLIENYQGNNIVKIYSLPKNSGVSVARNLGWDKATGDFIAFLDADDVWHPSKLEVLNELKHGYKDVSCIAHKYTENSLPEEKKIMPKCKILKFRHFLIRNYFNTSCLAVCKCIGERFNETMRYTEDHDLCLRIANKMNIYYIDLPLTSLGRPQLSKGGLSGNQWAMRKGEMKLYFHACKLRWWLFPCLPLFFLFSIAKHLLKLGMRCMK, from the coding sequence ATGTCGGATATTTTAAAATTTTCTGTAGTTATTCCCGTGTATAATGGGAGTAATACAGTGACAAGAGCAGTTGATTCTTGTTTGAAGCAAACTACTTTGCCATGGGAAATTATCATTGTAAATGATTGCAGTAAAGATAACACGTTAGATGTCTTAATTGAAAATTATCAAGGGAATAATATCGTGAAAATATATTCTTTACCAAAGAATAGTGGAGTTTCTGTTGCTCGAAATTTAGGGTGGGACAAGGCAACCGGAGATTTTATTGCTTTTTTGGATGCTGATGATGTGTGGCATCCGTCCAAATTAGAAGTTTTGAACGAATTGAAGCATGGTTATAAGGATGTTTCTTGTATTGCTCATAAATACACTGAGAATAGCTTGCCTGAAGAAAAAAAAATCATGCCAAAATGTAAAATTTTGAAGTTTAGACATTTTTTAATTCGTAACTATTTTAATACTTCTTGTTTGGCTGTTTGTAAATGTATCGGAGAGAGATTTAATGAAACTATGAGATATACTGAGGATCATGACCTTTGTCTTAGAATAGCAAATAAAATGAATATATATTATATTGATTTACCATTGACATCCTTAGGGAGACCACAGCTATCTAAGGGGGGGCTAAGTGGTAATCAATGGGCTATGAGGAAAGGAGAAATGAAATTATACTTTCATGCTTGTAAGCTTCGTTGGTGGCTTTTCCCTTGTCTGCCTCTCTTTTTTCTTTTTTCTATTGCAAAACACCTGTTAAAACTTGGAATGAGATGTATGAAATAA
- the mutY gene encoding A/G-specific adenine glycosylase codes for MNRNFSNAIENWYKEYKRELPWRDSADPYVIWISEIILQQTRVVQGYDYFVRFMKRFPDVATLAEADEDEVMKYWQGLGYYSRARNLHAAAKSMNGVFPKTYPEVRALKGVGEYTAAAICSFAYNMPYAVVDGNVYRVLSRYLGIDTPIDSTEGKKLFAAVADELLDRKNPALYNQAIMDFGAIQCSPQTPNCMFCPLADSCAALAKGTVAELPVKQHKIKTTNRYFNYIYVRMGVHTFINKRTGNDIWRNLFELPLIETPVAVSEEEFLALPELKALFAPKELPVVRSVCRDVKHVLSHRVIYANFYIVDLPEDSHSFTAYQKIKAEELEQYAVSKLVHAFIEKYID; via the coding sequence ATGAACCGGAATTTCAGCAATGCAATAGAGAATTGGTACAAGGAATATAAACGTGAACTTCCCTGGAGGGATTCGGCAGATCCGTATGTAATATGGATATCGGAAATCATTCTTCAGCAAACGCGTGTGGTGCAGGGGTACGATTATTTCGTCCGCTTTATGAAACGTTTTCCCGATGTTGCCACTTTGGCCGAGGCGGATGAAGACGAAGTGATGAAGTATTGGCAGGGACTGGGCTATTATTCGCGTGCCCGTAATTTGCATGCCGCCGCCAAGAGCATGAATGGGGTGTTTCCGAAAACTTATCCTGAGGTGCGCGCCCTCAAAGGGGTAGGGGAGTATACAGCCGCTGCCATTTGTTCTTTTGCATATAACATGCCTTATGCGGTGGTCGATGGAAATGTATATCGAGTGCTGTCGCGTTATCTGGGCATCGATACTCCGATTGATTCTACAGAAGGGAAAAAATTGTTTGCGGCTGTGGCGGATGAATTGCTGGATAGAAAGAACCCCGCATTATACAATCAGGCTATTATGGACTTCGGAGCGATCCAATGTTCTCCTCAAACTCCCAACTGCATGTTTTGTCCATTGGCTGACAGTTGTGCGGCGCTGGCAAAGGGGACAGTGGCGGAGCTTCCGGTCAAGCAGCACAAAATAAAAACGACCAATCGTTATTTCAATTATATATATGTACGCATGGGCGTGCATACTTTCATAAATAAAAGGACGGGAAATGATATTTGGAGAAATCTGTTCGAGCTTCCGTTGATTGAAACTCCGGTTGCTGTTTCGGAGGAGGAATTTTTGGCACTGCCCGAGTTAAAGGCATTGTTTGCCCCCAAGGAACTTCCGGTAGTCCGTTCGGTTTGCCGGGACGTGAAACACGTGCTTTCCCACCGGGTGATTTATGCCAATTTTTATATAGTAGATCTTCCGGAAGATAGTCATTCGTTTACTGCTTATCAAAAAATAAAGGCTGAAGAGCTGGAACAATATGCCGTCTCAAAATTGGTGCATGCCTTTATAGAGAAATACATCGATTGA
- a CDS encoding glycosyltransferase family 2 protein has protein sequence MYEITATIVTYKNPDSVLLKAINSFLNTKLEVRLYIIDNSPTDYLKDISYDPRVEYIFMNSNNGFGAGHNVILRDPEKMGKYHLILNPDISFEEGTLEKLYDYMEGKLDVGNVMPKVIYPNGELQYLCKLLPTPKDWIVRMFLPIKSIKNRIDYNFEMKFADYDREMNIPYLSGCFMFLRKSVIEGIGVFDEGIFMYGEDTDLNRRIYRKYKTMYYPQVTITHHFEKGSHKSLRLLWIHVKAAIYYLNKWGWFFDKERSIINITVKQQYIRK, from the coding sequence ATGTATGAAATAACTGCTACTATTGTTACATATAAGAATCCTGATTCTGTTTTATTGAAAGCTATCAATAGCTTTTTGAATACAAAGTTGGAAGTACGGTTATATATTATTGATAATTCTCCCACAGATTATTTAAAAGATATTTCTTATGATCCTCGGGTAGAGTATATTTTTATGAACTCGAATAATGGCTTTGGAGCCGGACATAATGTTATATTGAGAGATCCTGAAAAGATGGGAAAATATCATTTAATACTAAACCCAGATATATCATTTGAGGAAGGGACTTTGGAGAAGTTATATGATTACATGGAGGGTAAGCTGGATGTGGGAAATGTAATGCCTAAGGTTATTTATCCTAATGGGGAATTGCAATATTTATGTAAGCTTCTTCCTACGCCAAAAGATTGGATAGTTCGTATGTTTCTTCCTATTAAAAGCATCAAAAACAGAATTGACTATAATTTTGAAATGAAGTTTGCAGATTATGATAGAGAAATGAATATTCCTTATTTATCAGGCTGTTTTATGTTTCTTCGGAAATCTGTGATAGAAGGAATTGGAGTGTTTGATGAAGGTATTTTTATGTATGGAGAAGATACAGATCTGAATAGGCGTATTTATCGGAAATACAAAACGATGTATTATCCTCAAGTAACTATAACTCACCATTTTGAGAAAGGATCTCATAAAAGTTTACGTTTATTGTGGATACATGTAAAGGCTGCTATTTATTATTTAAATAAATGGGGTTGGTTCTTTGATAAAGAAAGAAGTATAATAAATATAACAGTGAAGCAACAATATATTAGAAAGTAA
- a CDS encoding single-stranded DNA-binding protein: MSVNKVILIGNVGKDPEVRYLDTGIAVASFPLATTDRAYTLSNGTQVPERTEWHNLVLWRGLAETAEKYVHKGDKLYVEGKIRTRSYDDQNGAKRYVTEIFVDNMEMLTPKGTGSGSYAPAQQQAAAPVRPQSQQPQQPVSSQDNSADDLPF; this comes from the coding sequence ATGTCAGTAAATAAAGTGATATTGATAGGAAATGTCGGAAAAGACCCTGAAGTGAGATATTTGGATACAGGTATTGCTGTAGCCAGTTTTCCTTTGGCTACGACCGACCGCGCATATACTTTGTCGAATGGTACACAAGTGCCCGAACGGACCGAATGGCACAATCTTGTCCTTTGGCGTGGACTGGCAGAAACTGCCGAAAAGTATGTACATAAAGGTGATAAGCTCTATGTGGAGGGGAAAATAAGAACCCGTTCTTATGATGACCAGAATGGGGCTAAACGCTATGTTACCGAGATTTTTGTGGATAATATGGAAATGCTCACTCCGAAAGGTACCGGTTCGGGATCGTATGCTCCGGCACAGCAGCAGGCTGCTGCTCCCGTGAGACCTCAATCGCAACAACCGCAGCAACCGGTGTCTTCGCAAGATAATTCGGCGGATGACCTGCCGTTTTAA
- a CDS encoding Rne/Rng family ribonuclease produces MTSELVVDVQPKEVSIALLEDKSLVELQSEGRNISFSVGNMYLGRVKKLMPGLNACFVDVGYEKDAFLHYLDLGPQFNSLEKYVKQTLSDKKKLNPISKATLLPDLDKDGTVANTLKVGQEVVVQIVKEPISTKGPRLTSEISFAGRYLVLIPFNDKVSVSQKIKSSEERARLKQLLMSIKPKNFGVIVRTVAEGKRVAELDGELKVLLKHWEESITKVQKATKFPTLIYEETSRAVALLRDLFNPSFENIYVNNEAVFNEIRDYVTLIAPERAGIVKLYKGQLPIYDNFGITKQIKSSFGKTVSYKSGAYLIIEHTEALHVVDVNSGNRTKNANGQEGNALEVNLGAADELARQLRLRDMGGIIVVDFIDMNEAENRQKLYERMCANMQKDRARHNILPLSKFGLMQITRQRVRPAMDVNTTETCPTCFGKGTIKSSILFTDTLESKIDYLVNKLKIKKFSLHIHPYVAAYLNQGLMSLKRKWQMKYGFGIKIIPSQKLAFLEYVFYDSHGEEIDMKEEFEIK; encoded by the coding sequence GTGACAAGCGAACTAGTAGTAGACGTACAGCCCAAAGAAGTATCCATCGCCCTACTTGAGGACAAGAGTCTGGTGGAACTTCAAAGCGAAGGAAGAAATATTTCTTTTTCGGTGGGCAATATGTATTTAGGCCGTGTCAAGAAATTGATGCCCGGACTGAATGCTTGCTTCGTGGATGTCGGTTATGAGAAAGATGCTTTCCTTCATTATTTAGACCTGGGTCCTCAATTTAACTCACTCGAAAAGTACGTAAAGCAGACTTTAAGCGACAAAAAAAAGCTTAATCCCATTTCGAAAGCAACCCTGCTTCCCGACCTTGACAAGGATGGCACTGTAGCCAATACATTAAAGGTAGGACAAGAAGTAGTGGTGCAAATCGTAAAGGAACCTATCTCTACCAAGGGACCACGCCTGACTTCCGAAATCTCGTTTGCAGGAAGATATCTGGTACTGATTCCTTTTAATGATAAGGTTTCCGTTTCTCAAAAAATTAAATCGAGCGAAGAACGTGCGCGCCTGAAACAGTTACTGATGAGTATCAAACCGAAAAACTTCGGAGTGATCGTACGCACAGTGGCAGAAGGCAAACGTGTTGCCGAACTCGACGGAGAGCTTAAAGTATTGCTGAAGCACTGGGAAGAAAGTATCACCAAGGTACAAAAGGCTACAAAGTTTCCTACACTGATTTATGAGGAAACCAGCCGTGCCGTAGCCTTGTTACGCGACCTTTTCAATCCCTCGTTCGAAAATATCTACGTCAACAACGAAGCGGTATTCAACGAAATCAGGGATTATGTGACACTGATTGCCCCCGAACGGGCAGGCATTGTCAAATTATACAAAGGTCAGCTTCCCATTTATGACAATTTTGGTATCACCAAACAGATTAAATCGTCTTTTGGTAAAACAGTATCCTACAAGAGTGGTGCCTACCTGATTATTGAGCACACTGAGGCGCTTCACGTAGTAGACGTGAACAGCGGTAACCGCACCAAGAATGCCAACGGACAGGAAGGTAATGCACTCGAAGTTAACCTGGGAGCTGCCGATGAGTTGGCACGCCAGTTAAGACTAAGGGATATGGGTGGTATCATTGTGGTGGATTTCATCGACATGAATGAAGCCGAAAATCGTCAGAAGCTTTACGAACGTATGTGTGCCAATATGCAAAAAGACAGGGCGCGTCACAACATTCTGCCCTTAAGCAAATTCGGACTGATGCAAATTACACGCCAACGGGTTCGCCCGGCCATGGACGTGAACACTACAGAAACCTGTCCGACTTGCTTTGGTAAAGGCACCATCAAATCGTCCATCCTCTTTACGGACACACTGGAGAGTAAAATTGATTATCTGGTCAATAAACTGAAGATAAAGAAATTCTCACTGCACATCCACCCGTATGTGGCTGCTTATTTGAATCAGGGACTTATGTCGCTGAAACGCAAATGGCAGATGAAATACGGATTTGGTATTAAAATTATTCCGAGTCAGAAACTCGCTTTTCTTGAATACGTATTCTACGATTCACATGGAGAAGAGATTGATATGAAGGAAGAATTTGAGATTAAATAA
- a CDS encoding HU family DNA-binding protein → MTKADIVNEIAKNTGVDKVTVLTTVEAFMDAVKDSLSKDENVYLRGFGSFVVKKRAQKTARNISKNTTIIIPEHNIPAFKPAKTFTLSVKK, encoded by the coding sequence ATGACTAAAGCAGATATTGTAAACGAAATTGCAAAGAACACCGGTGTTGACAAAGTAACAGTACTTACAACAGTTGAGGCATTTATGGATGCAGTGAAAGATTCTTTGTCTAAGGACGAGAATGTTTACCTCCGTGGATTTGGTAGCTTCGTCGTAAAGAAAAGAGCTCAAAAAACCGCTCGTAATATTTCTAAGAATACGACTATCATCATTCCGGAACACAACATTCCGGCGTTCAAACCAGCTAAGACATTCACCCTTTCGGTAAAGAAATAA
- a CDS encoding NAD-dependent epimerase/dehydratase family protein: MNLLFTGASGFLGYNVLPLLKKKYSVETIGLTSQDDYIVNLAAEIPKLAGKYDVILHVAGKAHSLPKTEAEKRLFFDVNLQGTKNLCTALEQSGIPKSFIFISTVAVYGCDSGENITEEYPLNGTTPYALSKIKAEKYLEEWCAMHNVKLSILRPSLIAGPNPPGNLGAMIHGIKSGKYLSIAGGKAQKSVLMVQDIANLVPLLIEKGGIYNVCDSYQPSFRELEMVICKQLNKKLPLSIPYWFAKSMAVFGDCFGEKAPINSLKLRKITHSLTFSNEKAMRELGWKPMNVLKNFRIE; this comes from the coding sequence ATGAATCTTCTTTTTACAGGTGCTTCTGGCTTCTTGGGGTATAATGTACTTCCATTATTGAAGAAAAAGTATTCAGTAGAAACTATAGGACTAACTTCTCAGGATGATTATATAGTGAATTTAGCAGCAGAGATTCCTAAGTTGGCCGGAAAATATGATGTTATATTGCATGTTGCAGGAAAAGCACACTCTCTGCCTAAGACGGAGGCAGAGAAACGACTTTTTTTTGATGTGAACCTTCAAGGGACTAAGAATTTGTGTACTGCTTTGGAACAAAGTGGCATTCCGAAGTCATTCATTTTTATTAGTACTGTTGCTGTTTATGGTTGTGATTCGGGTGAGAATATCACGGAAGAATATCCTTTGAATGGAACAACTCCTTATGCTCTGAGTAAGATCAAGGCGGAGAAATATCTGGAAGAATGGTGTGCCATGCATAATGTGAAATTAAGTATACTTCGTCCTTCTTTAATTGCCGGTCCTAATCCTCCGGGAAATCTGGGAGCAATGATCCATGGGATTAAGAGTGGTAAGTATTTGAGTATTGCCGGAGGAAAAGCTCAAAAGAGCGTTTTGATGGTTCAGGATATAGCTAATCTTGTTCCTCTATTGATTGAAAAGGGAGGGATATATAATGTTTGTGACAGTTACCAGCCGAGTTTTCGTGAACTGGAGATGGTGATATGCAAACAATTGAATAAGAAGTTACCTTTGTCTATTCCTTATTGGTTTGCTAAGAGTATGGCCGTTTTTGGTGATTGTTTCGGGGAAAAGGCTCCAATAAACAGTTTAAAACTTCGTAAGATCACGCACTCTTTGACTTTTAGTAATGAAAAGGCAATGCGGGAGCTTGGATGGAAGCCTATGAATGTTCTGAAAAATTTTCGGATAGAATAA
- a CDS encoding sulfatase family protein, protein MKRPYLLLACLSPVACLMAASGQKGGKNKQKVNDRQLPNVVFIYADDLGYGDLECYGAKNVQTPNVNRLASEGIRFTNAHATAATSTPSRYSMLTGEYAWRRPGTDVAAGNAGMIIRPEDYTMADMFKNSGYVTAALGKWHLGLGDKSGEQDWNAPLPAALGDLGFDYSYIMAATADRVPCVFIENGKVANYDPSAPIEVSYRKPFEGEPLGKDHPELLYNQKHSHGHDMAIVNGIGRIGYMKGGGKALWKDENIADSITTHAINFIREHKDEPFFMYFATNDVHVPRFPHERFRGKNPMGLRGDAIVQFDWSVGQILETLDKLGLSENTLIILSSDNGPVVDDGYQDRAEELLNGHSPAGPLRGNKYSAFEGGTRIPAIVRWPKKITQPQVSDVLVSQIDWLASLASLVDARVPKGAAPDSFDRLGNWLGTDSTDRPWVIEQASNHTLSVRTKDWKYIEPNDGPHMITWAPKIETGNLSIPQLYDMTKDYEQENLAEKNPAKLFELQTILRKVRNKTYRAL, encoded by the coding sequence ATGAAACGACCTTACTTACTATTAGCCTGTCTTTCTCCCGTAGCTTGCCTGATGGCCGCAAGTGGACAAAAAGGAGGAAAAAACAAACAGAAGGTGAATGACCGACAACTGCCGAATGTGGTGTTTATCTATGCAGATGATTTGGGATATGGCGATCTGGAATGTTATGGAGCTAAAAATGTACAAACTCCTAATGTTAACCGTTTGGCATCCGAAGGTATTCGCTTTACTAATGCGCATGCTACTGCGGCTACCAGTACTCCTTCACGTTACTCCATGCTTACGGGAGAATATGCCTGGCGTCGTCCGGGAACGGATGTAGCAGCCGGAAATGCCGGAATGATTATCCGTCCGGAAGATTACACGATGGCCGATATGTTTAAAAATTCCGGTTATGTGACTGCTGCTCTCGGTAAATGGCATTTGGGACTGGGAGATAAAAGCGGAGAGCAAGACTGGAATGCTCCACTTCCCGCTGCATTGGGGGATTTGGGATTTGACTATTCATACATTATGGCTGCTACTGCCGACCGTGTGCCCTGTGTATTTATTGAAAACGGAAAAGTGGCAAACTATGACCCGAGTGCCCCTATCGAAGTCAGCTACCGCAAACCTTTTGAAGGAGAACCTTTAGGGAAAGATCATCCGGAGCTGTTGTATAACCAGAAACACAGTCATGGACATGATATGGCTATCGTAAACGGAATCGGCCGCATCGGTTATATGAAAGGGGGAGGCAAGGCTTTATGGAAAGATGAAAATATTGCCGACTCGATCACTACACATGCCATCAACTTTATTCGCGAACATAAGGATGAACCGTTTTTTATGTATTTTGCAACGAACGATGTGCACGTTCCACGCTTTCCACACGAGCGTTTCCGTGGTAAGAATCCGATGGGGTTGCGCGGAGATGCCATTGTACAGTTCGACTGGAGTGTAGGGCAAATCCTGGAAACACTTGACAAGCTGGGGCTTTCTGAAAACACATTGATTATTCTTTCCAGTGATAACGGTCCTGTTGTGGATGATGGTTATCAGGATCGTGCAGAGGAGCTGCTCAACGGGCACAGTCCGGCAGGTCCGCTGCGTGGCAACAAATATAGTGCTTTCGAAGGTGGAACCCGTATTCCCGCCATTGTGCGCTGGCCTAAGAAAATTACTCAGCCGCAGGTGTCGGATGTATTGGTTTCACAAATCGACTGGCTGGCCTCTTTAGCTTCCTTGGTTGATGCAAGGGTTCCCAAAGGAGCGGCTCCCGATAGTTTTGACCGTCTGGGCAACTGGCTGGGAACGGATTCTACCGACCGTCCTTGGGTGATTGAGCAAGCCTCTAACCACACACTGTCAGTACGTACCAAGGACTGGAAATACATTGAACCTAACGACGGTCCTCACATGATAACCTGGGCACCTAAAATAGAAACGGGTAATCTGAGCATTCCGCAATTGTATGACATGACTAAAGATTATGAACAGGAGAATCTTGCAGAGAAGAATCCAGCCAAGCTTTTTGAATTGCAAACCATTTTGAGAAAAGTGCGCAATAAAACTTATAGAGCTTTATAA
- a CDS encoding MraY family glycosyltransferase — MYYLIILVLLFLAELFYFHIADKYNIIDKPNERSSHTRITLRGGGIIFYLGALAYFLTNQFEYPWFMLALTLVTVISFVDDIRSISQGLRLVFHFTAMGLMFYQWELFTLPWWTVVVALIACTGIINAYNFMDGINGITGGYSLVVLGSLAFINHWVVSFVEPGLIYTMLCAVLVFNFFNFRKRAKCFAGDVGSVSIAFIILFLIGKLIIDTEDFSWIVLLAVYGVDSVLTIVHRLMLHENIGLPHRKHLYQIMANELKIPHVAVSLTYMVVQGVVVAGYLVLREYGYVYLAGSILLLSILYLLFMKRFFQLHQF; from the coding sequence ATGTACTATCTGATAATCTTAGTTCTGCTATTTCTGGCAGAACTTTTTTATTTTCATATTGCCGATAAATATAATATTATCGACAAACCGAATGAACGGAGTTCGCATACCCGGATTACACTGCGGGGTGGAGGAATTATCTTCTACTTGGGTGCATTGGCTTATTTTCTGACAAATCAGTTTGAGTACCCTTGGTTTATGTTGGCTCTCACTCTGGTGACGGTGATCAGCTTTGTAGATGATATCCGCTCCATATCACAAGGACTTCGTCTTGTTTTTCATTTTACGGCGATGGGCTTGATGTTCTATCAGTGGGAGTTGTTTACTCTTCCCTGGTGGACTGTAGTTGTGGCTTTGATCGCATGTACGGGGATTATCAATGCCTATAATTTTATGGATGGAATTAATGGCATCACGGGGGGATATTCGCTGGTTGTACTTGGATCTTTGGCGTTTATCAATCATTGGGTTGTTTCGTTCGTTGAACCGGGTTTGATTTATACCATGCTGTGTGCGGTGCTGGTTTTTAATTTCTTTAATTTCCGTAAGAGGGCAAAATGCTTTGCCGGTGATGTGGGGTCGGTCAGTATTGCTTTTATTATTCTGTTTTTAATCGGTAAGCTGATAATCGATACGGAAGATTTTAGTTGGATTGTGCTTCTGGCAGTATATGGAGTAGATAGTGTGCTGACTATTGTCCATCGATTGATGTTGCATGAAAATATTGGTTTGCCTCACCGGAAACATTTGTATCAGATAATGGCTAATGAACTGAAGATACCTCATGTCGCGGTATCATTGACCTATATGGTGGTGCAGGGCGTAGTTGTGGCGGGATACCTGGTATTACGGGAGTACGGATATGTATATTTGGCAGGAAGCATATTGCTGTTGAGTATATTATATCTGTTGTTCATGAAGAGATTCTTTCAACTGCACCAGTTTTGA